One window of the Marinilactibacillus sp. Marseille-P9653 genome contains the following:
- a CDS encoding DUF72 domain-containing protein: MIMITIGLTGWSDHPLITLDQSKKLENYSSHFPVVELDTSFYAIPPEKNIKSWIEKTPAAFTFIPKAYKAMTMHKEWIEEFTSIESMFKVYKQTFSPMVEVGKVKAFLFQFPPYFDCTKQNVQYLRLVRKLMDDWPLAIEFRSQSWFNENNQSKTIHFLKELEMINVIVDQPQTPNNSVPTVSVSTHPSLSIYRLHGRNYEGWLGENIQDWRAERTLYEYKEKELESFAETARTLEKDSNEVCIIFNNNSGGHAAPNAKTLQKILGLDFENLSPRQLDLF, from the coding sequence ATGATTATGATAACAATCGGACTGACTGGTTGGAGCGATCACCCACTGATCACTTTGGATCAATCAAAAAAATTGGAAAACTACTCTAGTCATTTTCCAGTTGTAGAATTAGATACTAGTTTCTATGCTATCCCACCCGAAAAAAATATCAAAAGCTGGATTGAGAAAACACCAGCTGCATTTACTTTCATTCCAAAGGCTTATAAAGCTATGACGATGCATAAGGAATGGATTGAAGAGTTTACAAGTATTGAATCTATGTTTAAAGTTTACAAACAAACCTTTTCTCCAATGGTTGAAGTAGGGAAAGTTAAAGCGTTTCTTTTTCAGTTTCCGCCATACTTTGATTGTACCAAGCAAAATGTACAATATCTCAGACTCGTTCGAAAACTGATGGATGACTGGCCTTTAGCCATAGAGTTTAGAAGTCAAAGCTGGTTCAATGAAAATAACCAATCTAAAACCATTCATTTTTTGAAAGAGTTGGAAATGATTAATGTCATCGTTGATCAGCCTCAAACGCCAAATAACAGTGTTCCAACAGTCTCTGTGTCAACTCATCCTTCATTATCCATATATCGCCTTCATGGCCGAAATTATGAAGGTTGGTTAGGAGAAAATATACAGGACTGGCGTGCTGAAAGAACGTTATATGAATACAAAGAAAAAGAATTAGAATCTTTTGCAGAAACGGCCAGAACATTAGAAAAGGATTCAAATGAAGTATGTATCATCTTTAATAACAACTCAGGTGGTCATGCAGCACCTAATGCAAAAACCTTACAAAAGATTTTGGGGTTAGATTTTGAAAATCTTTCTCCTCGTCAACTGGATCTATTTTAA
- a CDS encoding MurR/RpiR family transcriptional regulator, producing MSFYKFLEENRNQLNQTEEKILTYLIKEKNEVEKWTIREVAQQFYTVPNTIVRMCQKLGFQGFVHFKNSLKDTLVEEKSILELTDLDSKIVKTKQFINDEIMEKVLQAINEADQILFFAVGLSRFPAEEFSERLKILGKRSQTFIDPHLMKHNAKQMTEKDLGIALSLSGSEKSNVFSATNRANISGAKTISLTGFSTNELSKITDLQLYVYSTEIKIEGLDASDRFGMHYLLNRLFKDYVDRYSI from the coding sequence TTGTCCTTTTATAAATTTCTAGAAGAAAATCGTAACCAGCTAAATCAGACGGAAGAAAAGATTTTGACTTACTTAATAAAAGAAAAAAATGAAGTTGAAAAATGGACGATAAGGGAAGTAGCGCAACAGTTTTATACCGTTCCCAATACCATCGTACGAATGTGTCAAAAGCTTGGATTTCAAGGTTTTGTTCATTTTAAAAATTCCTTAAAAGATACGTTAGTAGAAGAGAAATCTATTTTAGAGTTGACCGATTTAGATAGTAAGATTGTAAAAACAAAGCAATTTATAAATGATGAAATTATGGAAAAAGTGTTGCAAGCTATCAATGAGGCAGATCAAATTTTGTTCTTTGCAGTTGGATTATCTAGGTTTCCAGCCGAAGAGTTTAGTGAACGTCTTAAGATTTTAGGGAAGAGGAGCCAAACCTTTATTGATCCTCATCTTATGAAACACAATGCAAAACAGATGACAGAAAAAGATTTAGGGATTGCACTCAGTCTAAGTGGTTCAGAAAAATCTAACGTGTTTTCTGCCACGAATCGTGCCAATATATCCGGTGCAAAAACGATTAGTTTGACGGGTTTTTCAACTAATGAACTTTCTAAAATAACCGACTTACAGCTATATGTATATAGTACCGAAATCAAAATTGAGGGCTTAGACGCATCGGATCGATTTGGCATGCACTATCTACTGAATCGATTATTTAAGGATTATGTAGATCGATATTCGATTTAA